GCGGCTTCGTACTCGTCAGAGTGTTCCTTGGGAGGGGAGGCGAAGAGTGCGCCGAACAGTATCAACTGCATGGCACCGAGTAGCACGAGGCTGCTCGCCAGCAAGCCACTGGAGGAAAGGCTCCGTCGCACGCGGGAAGGATACTGGAGGACTGGCAGCACGGCAAAAATTGAAAGGGGCCGGAAGCAGCGACCCTCGTGCTGTCCCAGCCCCTGTCTCCCAGGTTCTGTGGTAGGTGAGCGCAGTATGCTCCTGCCCCGGCAGCTCGACAACGTCACAAAAGACATGACCCGGCACGCGGCCAGGTACATGTCCCGAAGTAACGTTACCGCCATCAGAAAAACGCGCCGGCGAGTCGCCGGCGCGTGCAAGTTCCGAGGTCGATCCCCTACTTCGCCGTGACGAGCGAGTGGGTGATGGCGTGGACGGAGAGCGCGATGCGGTTCTGGACGCCCACTTTGCGCATCAGCTTGGCGACGTGCGCCTTCACCGTGCGCTCCTCGATGCCCAGCGCGGCGCCGATCTCCTTGTTGGAGCGCCCCGCGACCAGCAGCTCGAGCACTTCTTTCTCGCGGTCGGTGAACGTGACGCGCCCCGCCGGGAAGATGCGTCCCGGCGACGAGCTCACGCGTTCGATGAACATCGAGAGCACGCGGCGCGGCGCCCACACCGAGCCCTGGTGCACGATGCGGATGGCCATGATGAACTCCGCCGGGCTGGCGCCTTCCTCCACGTAGCCCTTGGCGCCCGCGGCCACGGCTTTCAGGATGGTCTCGTCGTCGGCGCCCGAGCCGGTCACGATGATGCGCAGGTCAGGCCGCGCCGCCTTCAAGCCGGCCATCACGTCGAACAGGTTCTGGCCGTTGCGGCTGCCGAGCAGCACCAGCTCCACGTCTTTCTGGTTGGCGAGGTCGGAGAGCGAGGCGGCGATCGGCTCCAGGTCCGGCTCCGACTCGAACAGCGTGCGGAACCCGACAAAGCGCAGGGGGTCGCTTTCCAGGACAGCGATGCGGATACGGGGTTTCTTCGCAGGGGCCGGCTTCATAAAGCCTTTCTCTCTTCCGGGGGACTTCTCTCTTGCGAGAGCAGCGCGTAGCATATCCCCATTCGCTTTTGGTGCAAAGGCTCGGATGGGCCGGTCGGACACTGGCCGGCAGGACTAGCACCAAAGTCACCCGCCGTTGGCCGTTGGCGGAAGATCCTGCATCCCAAGACTACGAAGCCATGAAGCTCACTCTCGCTCTCGCCACACTCGTCCTGCTGGCCGCCGCGGGGACCGCTCAGGAGCCGGCCGCGAGCCCGGCCGCCGCCGCGCCCGCGCCTTCCGCCAAGCCGGCCGCTCCGCCCTACGCTCCCAAGTCGCCGGATGACAAGGCGCGCTCGCAGTCGGAGTACAACAGCATCGCCTACGCCCGCACCGTCCTCGCCAATGAGCGCGAGTACAAGAAGAAGATGGGCAGGTACTCCGCCAGCCTGATGGCCCTGGCGGGCGGTGGCCGGTCGTTCACCAAGCGCATGGCGCGCGCCGACCGCGGCGACTACACCGTGCAATACCGCGGCGGCAAGGAAGGCTTCTCGGTCACGCTGGTGCCGAAGCAGTTTGACGAGACCCGCCGCAGTTTCTACCTGGATTCCAGCGGAGTGCTGCGCGTGCAGGAAGGCGCGCCGGCCACGGCAGGATCCGACCCGCTCTAGCGGCGCGGGGCGCTGCGCCCGGCGGGACGCGGCAGCAGGACGGGAGCGGCCGCGGAACGCTCGCGCGCGGTCGTCCCCACGCCCGTATCCGACTCGCCCAGCTCATAGCCGTCTAGAAACCCGGAGCAGAAGCGCTCCCGGCCCGCCGGCGCCTGCTGGCATTGGTCGGCGGCTTCCTGGCGAGCGGCGCGGTAGCCGGCGAAGAAACCTCCGTCGTACAAGCGGTCGACCGCCGCCTCGCCCTCCACCCCGGTCGCCAGCCGCCGCAACTCGCCCAGCGCGCGGAATTCCCCGCCCGCGAACCCATCGCGATAGCCGATGGCCAGGCCTTCACGGAAGCCCGCGCGGAAGCTCTCGCGGCTGCCGAATGCCGCCGCGTAGCCTTCGCTGGCGCTCTTGTATTCGGCGCTCTTGCGCACTTCCTGCGCGCCGCGGCCTATCTGCACGTCCTCGTTGCCCATGCCGAAGCCCACTTCGTAGCCGTGGATGTAGCCGTGC
The window above is part of the Terriglobales bacterium genome. Proteins encoded here:
- a CDS encoding response regulator transcription factor, with the translated sequence MKPAPAKKPRIRIAVLESDPLRFVGFRTLFESEPDLEPIAASLSDLANQKDVELVLLGSRNGQNLFDVMAGLKAARPDLRIIVTGSGADDETILKAVAAGAKGYVEEGASPAEFIMAIRIVHQGSVWAPRRVLSMFIERVSSSPGRIFPAGRVTFTDREKEVLELLVAGRSNKEIGAALGIEERTVKAHVAKLMRKVGVQNRIALSVHAITHSLVTAK